From one Planococcus citri chromosome 3, ihPlaCitr1.1, whole genome shotgun sequence genomic stretch:
- the LOC135841599 gene encoding uncharacterized protein LOC135841599 isoform X2, which produces MYVDGMDRMLYDYLTTNRSSLNKNLFSQKETGYSSHSIIQCMENFVEAVHEMDDTILVPSRLMDLKVENVATTKTSSQSHANCNGYANDHHHNSGSDYKSSSLVAILTNLPDLFTLYTMVRNLKNQLQWGMKDQPRAGAGDSADEDCISQHSGNGIGGCYVTVNPIITSSVFLNAPLLTSVKGHIRRPSTASVSSTNSSAASVISDPDSEASMENDSGIDAELDACTKMSTLEIIEHNFQRHLRGLGDTLNQLTEAARYVTKRYQKDVLGAE; this is translated from the exons ATGTATGTCGATGGCATGGACAGAATGTTGTACGATTATTTGACAAcaaatag GAGTAGTCTGAATAAAAACCTATTTAGTCAGAAAGAGACCGGCTATTCGAGTCACAGCATCATTCAATGCATGGAGAATTTCGTCGAAGCGGTGCACGAAATGGACGATACCATATTGGTACCCAGTCGGCTGATGGATTTGAAGGTAGAGAACGTGGCGACGACCAAGACGAGCTCGCAATCGCACGCCAACTGCAACGGCTACGCCAACGACCACCACCACAACAGCGGCAGCGACTACAAGTCGTCTTCGCTGGTCGCCATTCTGACCAATTTACCCGATCTGTTTACTTTGTACACGATGGTGCGTAATCTGAAGAATCAGCTGCAATGGGGCATGAAAGATCAGCCACGTGCCGGCGCCGGCGACTCAGCCGATGAGGATTGTATCAGCCAGCACAGCGGCAATGGCATCGGCGGCTGCTACGTCACAGTCAACCCCATAATTACGTCTAGCGTTTTCTTGAATGCGCCGCTCTTAACCTCGGTCAAAGGTCACATACGCAGGCCATCCACCGCATCAGTATCCTCAACCAATTCGTCGGCCGCGTCCGTAATCAGCGATCCGGATTCCGAGGCTAGTATGGAGAACGATAGCGGAATCGATGCCGAATTGGACGCCTGCACCAAGATGTCCACTTTAGAAATAATCGAACACAATTTTCAAAGGCATCTACGCGGTTTAGGAGATACGCTCAATCAGCTCACCGAAGCGGCTCGTTACGTTACCAAAAGATACCAGAAAGATGTGTTGGGCGCCGAATGA
- the LOC135841599 gene encoding uncharacterized protein LOC135841599 isoform X1 yields MLTHDSISKCCDNLLEMEPSYRTKSSLNKNLFSQKETGYSSHSIIQCMENFVEAVHEMDDTILVPSRLMDLKVENVATTKTSSQSHANCNGYANDHHHNSGSDYKSSSLVAILTNLPDLFTLYTMVRNLKNQLQWGMKDQPRAGAGDSADEDCISQHSGNGIGGCYVTVNPIITSSVFLNAPLLTSVKGHIRRPSTASVSSTNSSAASVISDPDSEASMENDSGIDAELDACTKMSTLEIIEHNFQRHLRGLGDTLNQLTEAARYVTKRYQKDVLGAE; encoded by the coding sequence GAGTAGTCTGAATAAAAACCTATTTAGTCAGAAAGAGACCGGCTATTCGAGTCACAGCATCATTCAATGCATGGAGAATTTCGTCGAAGCGGTGCACGAAATGGACGATACCATATTGGTACCCAGTCGGCTGATGGATTTGAAGGTAGAGAACGTGGCGACGACCAAGACGAGCTCGCAATCGCACGCCAACTGCAACGGCTACGCCAACGACCACCACCACAACAGCGGCAGCGACTACAAGTCGTCTTCGCTGGTCGCCATTCTGACCAATTTACCCGATCTGTTTACTTTGTACACGATGGTGCGTAATCTGAAGAATCAGCTGCAATGGGGCATGAAAGATCAGCCACGTGCCGGCGCCGGCGACTCAGCCGATGAGGATTGTATCAGCCAGCACAGCGGCAATGGCATCGGCGGCTGCTACGTCACAGTCAACCCCATAATTACGTCTAGCGTTTTCTTGAATGCGCCGCTCTTAACCTCGGTCAAAGGTCACATACGCAGGCCATCCACCGCATCAGTATCCTCAACCAATTCGTCGGCCGCGTCCGTAATCAGCGATCCGGATTCCGAGGCTAGTATGGAGAACGATAGCGGAATCGATGCCGAATTGGACGCCTGCACCAAGATGTCCACTTTAGAAATAATCGAACACAATTTTCAAAGGCATCTACGCGGTTTAGGAGATACGCTCAATCAGCTCACCGAAGCGGCTCGTTACGTTACCAAAAGATACCAGAAAGATGTGTTGGGCGCCGAATGA